The genomic region GACGTTCCCAGAAGAACGGAGCTCACGCCTTCGTTCCGTAGACACCACGCTGGacgaaaaaaagaaaggttgaTGTTCATACAGCGGCCACTTGATGGCGCACTGCTGCTCTCACAAGAACACGAAACAGATTCCTCTTCTACCTGGCCTTCCCAGATACATAGGAAAAGAAGTGGTGACATATTCCAGAGAGCCTGGCGCAATCTTTTTAACGCCCAGctcatggaccccccccccccccccacggtatTCCTGAGAGGGTGGAGTCACCAGGGGGTTCTCACCCACAGCCAGCTGAGGCAGCGTGCAGGCCAGCTTCTCCGCCATGTGGTtcagctccttcagcttgacCTGTTGCTTCCTCCCGTCCTCGCTTACGATCTTCTCCCTCAACCACTGATAGGACtggcgggaggaagaggaggaagaggaggaaaaataagTTGACCGAAGGAATTGGAATTTCAAAAGCAAAGtcgtgattttgtttttctttctgtccacCTTCATGGAAGCCCTGGAAGATTCAGGAATGCCATTTTCGTATTTTCCCGTGATGATGCCGCACGCCAGCGGAGACCATGTCATCGCCCCGACTCCTGTAACCACGGAGACCGCGGCGGAAAATACAGGAATGTGAATGAAGAGATGATAATCAATGCGAAATTATGCCCTGAATTTTACTCAAATAGCCGAGTGCAACTCGAcaattcttctctctctctctcacacacagacacacacacacacacacacacacacacacacacacacttgcctaTCTTGTGGTAAAGTTCGGGCAGCTGAACTTCTACTTTCTCTCTCTGGAACAAATGATACTCTGCCTGCTCACACACTGGAGGGATGAGATTAAACTGTCTCGCCACTGAATACGCCTCCTGGAGATAAAAGAAAAACGAAAAGGGCAGACAATCAAAGGACGGTTGAATCGAGACCGTGGAATTTGAGCTCGTGATTTTTGCCGTACAACCGATTAACAATGACTTGAATCTGTGTCTTTTTTCCTTCTGGTGAGGGTAAATGAacgagagagaaataaagacaatGCGGCGATGCAGAGGAGAGTCAAGGTTAGGAGCTCGACtcctagagggggggggcgacctgTGGGAGCGTGGCGGAACTCGCCCAATCAGTATTCCTCACCACGGCCCTCTGAGGAATCATAACAGTATTCACATGTTTCACTTGCACACGTATGAACGTGTTGCTTCTTTATATACGTCCCACCCCCCTCCCATAGTGCCCCTGCAGTGGACAACATGTCTGCCCAACAGAGAGCTGCTCGGAGGTCATTCATTCAGTGTGACGAGGATTACATTGGTGTCATTGTTcaatttatacaatttataAATGCTGCAAGTGCAACCCATGACATGTtcatggtctgtgtgtgtgtgtgtgtgcgcacacgcaTGTGCCTGTCATGTAAGCGGAGGAGCAGCGTTTgcatccgcccccccccctttcattacTGATGCTATCTAAATTACACAGCTTTCATCTGGGCGTGTGTTCCACAGAGATATCGGCTCCTCGCCACTTCTCGTCCGGGGAAGAGGGAGGGGCTGAGAGAACGCACGTTGGGTTCTTCAACGCCACTTTCATTTgttcctctctgtctcacacacacacatacacacgcgcacacacacgcacacacaataaagTGAATGTCGGGAGGGCGGGAAGATtttgacaggaggaggagctgcaggaaagtGCTGGAAAACACTCCTTACTTTAGTTGGCCTGACGGTTGCCATGGTTATGAGTGATGTCTCACACTTTGGACCCTTACCATGATCTCCATGGCCGTCCACCGAGACGTTCCCCAGTACATCGCCATGCCTTGGTTGATCACGTAGGTCATGGCCCGAACAATCTCTGTGGAGAAACACGCACGGCGTCGTCAGGAGGCGGACCGACCGACTCCGTCACAGCGAGCTAGTGAGGACGCACGCAGAGAAAACGTTTGCTGGAAGACATCAGTATTTGTCCatccctttcccccccccagcagaggaaGCATTCTGAACGCAACGGGGCTTAATGAATCCACTTCCCTTGTCTTTTGCACAACCTCCGGAGAACAAAGTCtacacgaggaagaggagatgaagagctTCAGGCGTGGGCTGGAAGCCACTTTGCCCAGAGGCTGGCAGCGGATTCTGAATGAACCGGCAATGGCCGGGcttcatgaaaagaaaaggaagacaaggtagagaaagagagacggacGAGACCCAGAAGCAAAAACTGAATTATGAGAAAGCGGGTGCCTTTGGGAGATTCATCTCCAAAACAGCAAGGataagaaagagaagagaataaagaagagaaaaaagccAAACGCAGGATCTAAGCTGGCCAATGGGAGCAGAGACAGACGCCGTCATCACCCGTCCCTAACGAGCTAACGAGCTCACATGCTAACGCTGCTCGAATCACATTCAAGCGGCTCCATTTTCAAAGGCGCAATTAGCTCAACTCTGCTGACGATGCGATTCGACGTCTGTCAGCGGCTACACAAATCCAGATTAGGGCTGTCATTAAGGGTTCTTCATCACCGCCCTGCGCGCACGCCAATTACACTGCAATCCTTCACTTGCGGCGGGACCCTATAAAACCGCTTCTTGACAAGGCATCAGAAAGTTAAGGAGGAGAATCTGGATGAGAGAAAACAAGGAGTTAAAGAACAGAATGTATAATCAACAGGAGCGTAAAGATGTCTTTCCCCCGTTCATTTGGCAAGCGATAATTAACCTGAAATACAGATGCGTGCTGAAAGCGATCTGTCGAGGGAAATAGCATAGCATCAACCCGAGTAAatcattatctctctctcccgtctctcGCTGCCACCGTCTTCCTCGCCTTCCTCctcgtcccgtcccgtcctgctgcagcaacatGTTGTGATGGTGCATTTAATTGCAGCTTGCCACAAATGTCTGGCCCAAATAGGAGGCGGACCGGAGGAAGGAAGAGCGATGGAGTGGCGGACGTGAAGAGGAGCGGGAGCAGATGGTGGGAAAAAGAGATGGAATCTATGAGGAGGCAACAAACCGGGAAGAGTGAAATAAAGGTCTTTGTGTAATTCAACTTTAACCTCAGGAACTTAAAACAAATCAGATTTTCAACCTAAGCCTGTGATGATGTTAAAATTAAACTTTAGCTCTGCGTGAGAGaagattattttatattatgtatagttttttttttaccccactCTGCCATGGCATTGCAAGATGATCAAGAATCAAGGTTTACATGAATctaaggtggcagcatttctaAAGGGCAGTTCATGAAGGTCATTGAACACCAATCCGAAATTCCGAATCCTTTATTAGTTTGGCCGCAGGTCATGAGAGAGAAGCCGATCAGGCTGACTCACCCTCCATCGGGGTATTGCTGTCGGGGCGGTTGGCGAAAACCACATCCACGTACTCCATCTGCATCCTTTGCAGGGAGCCTTTCAGACCTGAGAGGCGCAGAGACGCCGTTTAGGGTTTTGTCGTGAGAGACGAGAGACGGATCTCAGGCCGTTTTGAACGTCTCACCTTCAATAATGTGTTTCCTGGAAAggcccctctctgtctctgctctgaTAGGACGAGCACAAACCAATGATCAGAATTGGTACAGACCTtattatgcatgcatgtgtgtttataCAGCACAGGTGGGTCCATGAAGTGTTTTATTCTCATGCATTATTCCATAGACgacatccagccccccccctacGGGAGAGAGAGGACTGGATATTGGATATTCCTCCAGGAATGTTCAGGAACAGAAAATAACTTCCTCCTTATCACCGGACCCAGCTGGATGCGCTCTGccaaggatgtgtgtgtgtgtgtgtgtgtgtgcgtgtgcgtgtgcgtgtgcacgcagTAAGCCGTTTTCTTTATCCTCTCTTCCACTCCGAGCAGAGAAACCGGTCGTTCCAATAGCGGACGTTTTGTGTGGCTCGATGTTGTTCAGGTTATTACAGAGAAATAGAAAGAAGTAAAACCCCTAAATTAGAagaaagcgcccccccccccccccccaagtgtggcctcctcctgggggggggggggggtgtctcctGGGGAGGCAGGATGGAGATGGATGCTGGGTTACAGCTGGAGGAAAACCAGAACCTCAGCGAGAACAGAGGCTAACTTGCTAACAGTCAGCGAGCTGCCGTTATTAGCCTGGCGAGCATCGTTAGCCGCTCCAGGATGGCTTTTGTGGTATAATCATCCAGATTATAAATAATGAGGTTTGGGATTGGATCTGTAAACACGTCACTTTGTCAGGTAGTCTGCACCAAAATGGCTTTTCCTTGCATAGCAAGTGAAGGTTTCCTGACGTTCCAAACTTACTTTCCTCCCCAGTAGAGTTTCGTCGTTATGACCAAGCTGGATCGTctgagacaggtgagagagagagagagagagagagagagcgtttaATGGTTATTAAATGTGTATAACTTCAGGTTTAGAGGTCACATTCCTCTTTTTAGTTTAATTACTCCCGAGTCTGCGGGAAACTTGCCCGACATGAAACCGCTCCGTGGCAGGAAAGAGGTCACGACCCCGTTCTAGAGTTCGTTAATAGTACTGAAAATGGCGCCGTTTAAAAAAGCATACAGAACTGAATATTTTCAAAGTGGCAGGAAAGCAAAAATGCCTGCAAGCAGACTTCCGTAATGAATTCAACTTTCAACGGTTCGCTTGCGTGTGCAGAAATGCATCTGAACAAAATGCTGACGAGGCGTGCGTCATATCTAACGGTCCCAGCATCCGACGTGACGACACGAATGCACGGGAGAAAGATCAATCCTCATCTTGTAGGTTTGAAGACTTCCCCTGCTGCCTCTCACGGCGCGCGCACGGACACACACCCAATCACggcgcgcacacagacacacactagtCATCCTCCATTTCCATTCTCGCACACGGAAAGTGACGAAGCCATCAGACACGTTTATGCTGCCATTACCTCCAGCACTTCTTCTTGATGATGTTCCCCAGAATGATTTCAGCCCTGTGAGGCAACACAAATGAGTTGGATTCATTAAGCTGCAgcaaacgacccccccccccccccccctgcaggacaaAGATGGCAGACTTATCTGTGAATGGTTAAAAGTCTGAAATATAACACTTGACAGAATCTGCGcctcacttttctttttatgttttgtggTCTGTTGATACAGAAGAAGTGGCTTTATCTTAAACACTGACTAAAACCATAGAATCAATATTGAAAATGCGTGATACTCCAGAACCACCTTAAATAAATGGAACTAATCCGACTTCGCAGGACCGAGTCCACCGAGTCCATAATCAGACAATTCTTGGAGCCTCCGTGGACGTTTGCACCTGACCAGGAGAAGGTCGCGCGACACCCACCTGCCGCCTGCATAGACCTCGGCTGTGTCAAACAGGTTGACTCCGCCCTCGTAGGCGATGGTCATTAGCTCCTCTGCGACCTGGCGAGACGTCAGGACGGACAGAGGTGATGCAGAAAGGTCAGTGTGCAGGAAATGCATTCATTTCTACTGTTCATGAgccgtgtgtgcgcgtgtgtgtgcgtgtgtgtgtgcatgtgtgtgtgtgtgtgcgtgtggaatCTGCTGGTCTGCCTTTGTCCTCATATGGACATTCAGCATTCAGCAAGTTAAATTATAAAGGGCTGAGGCGGCATAACAACGTGTGTTAAGGTCCCTCTTAAAGGTAAAATAATTCTATTTGAAGTCATTTCTAGACTTGAACCTCTCctaatttattcatatttaaggACTCCATCTTCATCATATTCCACCCTGATGCTTTCGGAGAGGAtggatggggcgggggggggggggggggagaactaCGGCGAGCAGGACATCGACCACGTCTCGTTCAGGCTCTGGGCTTCGGACTCTCATTAAAGCAACAGGAGCAGAATGAAAAGGTAGAGCTGCCAgtaaaggagaggaggatttaGAAAGGAGCACTGAAAGCGGAGATGAATGGCATGTTCCGTCTCTTAACCGGTCTCTGCTGGAGCGCAGGGATGAAACAATCCGTCTCAactaccgggggggggggggtctgctagACCTTTTTGAAGGGGCGGGTGAAATAGATTGATGCTGGAGATGCACGTCGGAAACTGATGAATGGACGTGTGAAATGGAAAGTGCAAGCTGAGCAGATGGAGTTTTGTGGTTTTGTGGACGGCAGATGAAGGGACGGAACGGACAGAATGGGAacgtgggcggggggggggggggggggtccactctACAAGGAGGACCTTTTGGCCTTTGGTTATCGGGCAGTGAGTCTCAAGgtcccagaagagatcctggattttttgatcacattaaaataaatttgtataaaaaaatttattgcagtaaatggagcttcaaaaagtgtttctcaatatctcggttgactattggctgatgtgtgtgttacAGCCACACTGACCGGGACACCTACATTTAATTTAGAATTATTCATGTGCAATAATGTACACATATTTATACACTCGGCGCTACAGAACACCAAACCGACCAaccaatcaatcagtcaatcaattAGAAGTCAGTTTAAAATAACTCGGCATGCAGGATGCGTCATACCTCGTCGGTTATCTGCCCCCCAAACGTCACCCACGTACCTGGAAGGGATAGAGATTCCAGCGTTAGGAAACAAACCCCGGGTGTCCCGTCCCATGTCCGTCTGTGTTTGCGTGTTCTATGTAACACGGACGGACATGGGACGGGACGACTGGAGGGTGTCCCGTCCCATGTCCGTCCGTGTTTGCGTGTTCTATGTAACACGGACGGACATGGGACAGGACAACTGGAGAGCGTCCCGTTCCATGTCCGTCTGAGTAACACAGACGGACATGGGACGGGACAACCGGTCTACTCGGTCCAGATAGACGCCACACAAACGAAACATCCCCCTCTTTGCAGAATTTTCAGCTCCTCTGCCAAACATAAAAGGTTGAGTCTTGAGAAAAACGTTGGATTTATTTACCCAGAGgggtcacacacaaaaaaagtcacCATTCCCTGTTGCACTAGGTTGATTTTTCCAAATCCCAGACGGCTGATGGGGGTTTCACGCAGTCGGCGAGTATTTGAGCTCGACGGCTGCCTTCATGTTCAAGATGCATCTTGTGCAACACGTGAATGTTAATTCGGTCTAATAAATATCGCCTCTGAACAGGAAGCGATTACTTTCCCCTCGTAAATGCATTAGCTGTTGCAAATGACCGACAGTCATTTTCTAGGTCACACGGTTAAAGGAATGCAAtgaaaagcagacaaaaaataattagaatGTGCTGCCACTTTAAGCACTCAGTGAGAGAAGTGCATACAAAACAAATAGTCAATTATCCTCTCTGTCAGCAACTAATATGTAAATCTATTTTCAAGGGTCGCGCACACACCGGCGTAAAAACCAGCTTTTTAAATGAGCCACAGATTCAGCAGGTGAATTATGAAGCCCAAACATCAGAGTCAAGTCACAGAAAGCGGGATTCAAATCTGGTCCGCCGACATCGGAATGAACGGAGCAGCGGCGACGGCGATGTTTAATGTCAAGGTCCCGCGTGCATTATGGGTAAAAACAGCAGGGGTGGCGTTTGGATTGAGAAACAGCCGTTTCTTAATCCCAGAGCAagctggtgtgtttgtttgcgtgaATGTGCATTTATATGTAAAACATGAGTGTTTATGTGTCCCCGGCGGATGTATGGGAATTATATAACCGCAGAAGATTTGTTGTTTTAATAAGAAACAGGCATAATTGTTCGATTCCCAGCACGACTCCGACTGTAGTCTTTATCCGTTTCAAGTTGCCAACTTTTACCGAGCGACTTAATTAGATGTCTCGCTGATTTAAAGCAATCCCGTATATCAGAACACTTTCTATACAGTGCGGTGCAGAAGTGCATTGTGGGCCGTAACAAAGGGTCTACTCACCAAGTCCTAAGCAGGACACTCTGAGGCCTGATTTTCCAAGATTCCTGGAATGAAAGAAGAATAGAATCAGATCTCTCGTAGACATCCGCGCTGTAAAAATCACACCGATATGAACCTCTGCCTTAATTATATCAAAACAGTGtagttttaaatgcatttaaataaagtctGGAGCAGGTGCAAAGCTAAAACTGCAGCTCCGATTCATCAGCTTGCTGACAGCTCATGTTTTCCTGCAGGAGTTTAGAGTTTATTTCTGCACTTTTGGACTGCGAGAGGATTTTTAAGAAGTTATCTCAATCTAAACACCCATTGGCTGACCccaaaaagaaatgctgaggTGTAAAAGAAAAAACGTGGATTGGAACGCTATGAAAGGTGTGAAAAATGACAACGCTTTTAGACGAAGGCTTCACGGAGAACAGAGGCGCTGAGTCAGACAACGCTCTGCCAGCGATTAATGACGTTGCCGCCGTTCGCCCAGTCACGACCATGAATGATGACCACCCAGGTGACCTCTAACTCAAGTCTAGAAAGGAACAGCCTGCATAGCAATGAAACGGAGAGCAAAGAGCGGCCGGGAAGCGTGATTTCATAGCAAAACTACCTCCCGATTAATCTATTAATGAA from Brachionichthys hirsutus isolate HB-005 chromosome 11, CSIRO-AGI_Bhir_v1, whole genome shotgun sequence harbors:
- the kcnab1a gene encoding voltage-gated potassium channel subunit beta-1a — its product is MQVSIACTDHNLKRGNGEHSKQSATSPNVVNQARAKFRTVAIIARSFGSFTPRHISLKESTGKHTGMKYRNLGKSGLRVSCLGLGTWVTFGGQITDEVAEELMTIAYEGGVNLFDTAEVYAGGRAEIILGNIIKKKCWRRSSLVITTKLYWGGKAETERGLSRKHIIEGLKGSLQRMQMEYVDVVFANRPDSNTPMEEIVRAMTYVINQGMAMYWGTSRWTAMEIMEAYSVARQFNLIPPVCEQAEYHLFQREKVEVQLPELYHKIGVGAMTWSPLACGIITGKYENGIPESSRASMKSYQWLREKIVSEDGRKQQVKLKELNHMAEKLACTLPQLAVAWCLRNEGVSSVLLGTSNPEQLTENLGAIQVLPKMTSHVVSEIDHILGNRPYGKKDYRS